One segment of Aquimarina sp. BL5 DNA contains the following:
- a CDS encoding type IX secretion system membrane protein PorP/SprF yields MRKKYILIVMVLLGFVLQQSSWAQQDAQYTQYMYNTISVNPAYAGSRGVMSIMGLHRSQWVGLDGAPRTQTLTLNTPIGDNNRVGLGLSIVNDEIGPTDETYFDIDFSYTIPTSDTGKLSFGLKAGGHLLNVDFDRLSQFETGDPLFGNGNIDNKFSPNVGVGFYYHTDKFYVGLSAPNLLETDHFDEGAEIDDNGNSSFIAEERVNYYLIAGHVFDLSDTVKFKPAVLSKLVFGAPLQVDVSANFLLYDKLTLGVGYRWSAAFSAMAGFQVSDSLMIGFAYDKETTELGRTQFNDGSYEVMLRFELFRKYNRMLTPRFF; encoded by the coding sequence ATGAGAAAAAAATATATACTAATTGTTATGGTTCTTTTAGGTTTCGTCCTACAACAAAGTAGTTGGGCTCAGCAAGACGCTCAGTATACTCAGTATATGTATAACACAATTAGTGTAAATCCTGCTTACGCAGGTAGTCGAGGAGTTATGAGTATAATGGGCTTACACCGAAGTCAATGGGTAGGGCTTGACGGAGCTCCACGTACTCAAACGTTAACTCTAAATACACCCATAGGAGATAATAATCGAGTTGGATTAGGATTATCAATTGTAAATGATGAAATCGGACCCACTGATGAAACATATTTTGATATTGATTTTTCTTATACAATTCCTACTTCGGATACTGGAAAATTAAGTTTTGGATTAAAAGCAGGTGGACATTTATTGAATGTAGATTTTGATCGATTGTCACAGTTTGAAACAGGGGATCCTCTTTTTGGTAATGGAAATATCGATAATAAATTTAGTCCCAATGTAGGTGTTGGGTTTTATTATCATACAGATAAATTTTATGTAGGGTTGAGTGCCCCAAATTTATTAGAAACAGACCATTTTGATGAAGGAGCAGAGATAGATGATAATGGTAATTCATCATTTATAGCAGAAGAACGGGTCAATTATTATTTAATAGCAGGACATGTTTTTGATCTTAGTGATACTGTAAAATTTAAACCAGCTGTACTAAGTAAATTAGTATTTGGAGCTCCGCTACAGGTAGATGTTTCTGCTAATTTCTTATTGTATGATAAATTAACGTTGGGAGTTGGATATAGATGGAGTGCTGCATTTAGCGCGATGGCTGGGTTCCAGGTGTCAGACTCTTTAATGATTGGTTTTGCTTATGACAAAGAGACTACAGAATTAGGGAGAACACAATTTAATGATGGTAGTTATGAAGTTATGTTACGTTTTGAACTATTTAGAAAATATAATAGAATGCTAACACCTAGATTCTTTTAG
- a CDS encoding OmpA family protein, producing MKYIISTFLIFMFSCVLIAQEKRLLRADENFNRYAFVDARKIYLDVAEKGYTSADLLKKLGDSYYFNGQLEKSVVWYEKLINEYPDDLDTEYLFRYSQSLKSIKKYDEADKIMETFYNITNTDQRAVYFVSTRDYLRFIEMQSGKFTLKKISINSTFSDYAPSFDNLGNLVFASSRGNRSSMSKVIHEWNEMPFLDLYKSDIETDKNVLGPVKKIKGKINTKFHESSTSFSSDGQIVYFTRNNFTKKKLKSDANGTILLKLYRARLEGSKWVDIEELPFNSEEYSVAHPALTADGKYLYFASDMPGTRGLSDLYKVEVFPDGNFGDPINLGDKINTEGRETFPYISDSGRLYFASDGHVGLGGLDIFVTVPEEGAFSIPYNIGRPVNSSEDDFSFVLNEETKIGYFSSNRQGGKGNDDIYSFKQIDELITSCRQYVSGVVTEDSTGEILANSDVILLDGDGNEINKTISDDNGVYSFEVKCEKSYIIRALKDGYNPSEEMLLTNTALEYTHKVPLQLSKGGLNNKEVLPGDDLAKVLGLQIIYFDLDKSFIRPDAEIELQKIIAAMKEYPTIKIDVRSHTDSRAPDDYNLALSERRARSTINYIVGKGGIDKSRLSGRGYGESSLVNQCKNDVNCNEQEHQKNRRSEFILLE from the coding sequence ATGAAATATATTATTTCTACATTTTTAATTTTTATGTTTTCGTGTGTTTTGATTGCACAAGAAAAAAGACTCTTGAGAGCGGATGAAAACTTTAATAGATATGCGTTTGTAGATGCTCGTAAAATTTATTTGGATGTAGCAGAAAAAGGATATACTTCTGCTGACTTATTAAAAAAGCTTGGAGATTCTTATTACTTTAATGGACAACTGGAAAAATCTGTCGTATGGTATGAGAAATTGATAAATGAGTATCCCGATGATTTAGATACAGAATACCTGTTTAGATATTCACAAAGTTTAAAAAGTATCAAAAAGTATGACGAAGCTGATAAGATTATGGAAACGTTTTATAACATAACCAATACGGATCAACGAGCGGTGTATTTCGTAAGTACTCGTGACTATCTTAGGTTTATTGAAATGCAATCTGGTAAGTTTACACTGAAAAAAATAAGTATTAATTCTACCTTTTCAGATTATGCGCCTAGTTTTGATAATCTTGGAAATCTTGTTTTTGCTTCTTCAAGAGGAAACCGTAGTTCTATGTCAAAAGTTATTCACGAATGGAATGAAATGCCTTTTTTAGACCTTTATAAGTCTGATATCGAAACTGATAAAAATGTATTAGGACCAGTTAAAAAAATAAAAGGTAAGATAAATACTAAGTTTCACGAATCCTCCACTTCTTTTAGTTCTGATGGGCAAATAGTGTATTTTACAAGAAATAATTTTACAAAAAAGAAACTTAAATCAGATGCTAATGGAACTATTCTTTTAAAGTTATATCGAGCAAGGTTAGAAGGTAGTAAGTGGGTTGATATAGAAGAGTTGCCATTTAATAGTGAAGAGTATTCCGTGGCTCATCCAGCATTAACCGCAGATGGTAAATATTTATATTTTGCTAGTGATATGCCTGGTACTAGAGGGTTGTCGGATTTGTATAAAGTAGAAGTGTTTCCGGATGGTAATTTTGGTGATCCTATCAATCTTGGAGATAAAATAAATACAGAGGGAAGAGAAACTTTTCCATATATAAGTGATTCCGGAAGACTTTATTTTGCGAGTGATGGACACGTTGGGCTAGGTGGATTAGATATATTCGTAACAGTTCCAGAAGAAGGTGCTTTTTCTATACCATACAATATAGGAAGACCTGTAAATAGTTCGGAAGATGATTTTAGTTTTGTATTAAATGAAGAAACTAAAATAGGTTATTTTTCTAGTAATAGACAAGGAGGTAAAGGAAATGATGATATTTATAGTTTTAAACAAATAGATGAATTAATAACTTCCTGTAGGCAATATGTTTCTGGAGTAGTAACAGAGGATTCTACGGGTGAGATATTAGCCAATTCCGATGTAATCTTATTGGATGGTGATGGTAACGAAATCAATAAAACGATAAGTGATGATAATGGAGTCTATTCTTTTGAAGTAAAATGTGAGAAATCCTATATTATTAGAGCGCTTAAAGATGGGTATAACCCTTCAGAAGAAATGTTGTTGACCAATACAGCCTTAGAATATACCCACAAAGTACCGTTACAATTATCTAAAGGAGGTCTTAATAATAAAGAGGTACTTCCTGGAGATGATTTAGCAAAAGTATTAGGTCTTCAAATTATTTACTTTGATTTAGATAAGTCTTTTATAAGACCAGATGCAGAAATAGAATTACAAAAGATAATAGCTGCGATGAAAGAATATCCAACGATAAAAATTGATGTTCGTTCTCATACAGATAGTCGTGCCCCAGATGATTATAATTTGGCTTTGAGTGAACGCCGTGCAAGAAGTACAATCAACTATATTGTGGGAAAAGGAGGGATTGATAAGTCCAGGCTCTCAGGAAGAGGTTATGGAGAATCTTCCTTAGTGAATCAATGTAAAAATGATGTAAACTGTAATGAACAAGAACATCAAAAAAATAGAAGAAGTGAGTTTATTTTGTTAGAATAA
- a CDS encoding RNA methyltransferase produces MIDHKLLEYLESFLTPRRQGLYKKVIEQRTNYFTVAVEDVYQLHNTSAVIRSCDIFGIQNVHVIEEINAKRIDREIAMGAQKWVDINRYTTTKECITSLKNKGYQIVATTPHDNSVELKDFDISKPSAFFFGQELQGLSDTVLGAADTKLHIPMVGFTESLNISVSAAIILQHITSLLRNSDIDWRLSEEEKLEKRLDWSKKVIKSHEKIIARYKEENK; encoded by the coding sequence ATGATAGATCATAAACTATTAGAGTATTTAGAATCTTTTCTCACTCCAAGAAGACAGGGTTTGTATAAAAAAGTAATTGAGCAGCGTACCAATTACTTTACGGTGGCGGTAGAAGATGTGTATCAATTACATAATACTAGCGCAGTCATAAGAAGTTGTGATATTTTTGGTATTCAGAATGTACATGTAATAGAAGAAATTAATGCGAAGCGTATTGATCGAGAAATAGCTATGGGAGCTCAGAAATGGGTTGATATTAATAGATATACAACCACCAAAGAATGTATTACTTCTCTGAAAAATAAAGGATATCAGATAGTAGCGACTACACCACATGATAATTCGGTAGAGCTAAAGGATTTTGATATCAGTAAACCTTCAGCGTTTTTCTTTGGTCAAGAGCTGCAAGGATTAAGTGATACTGTGCTGGGCGCGGCGGATACAAAATTACATATCCCAATGGTTGGATTTACAGAAAGTCTTAATATTTCTGTTTCTGCAGCTATTATTTTACAGCATATTACCTCTTTACTCAGAAATTCAGATATTGACTGGCGGTTATCCGAAGAGGAGAAACTAGAAAAAAGATTAGATTGGTCTAAAAAAGTTATTAAAAGTCATGAAAAAATCATAGCGAGATATAAAGAAGAGAATAAATGA